In Parafrankia irregularis, a single genomic region encodes these proteins:
- a CDS encoding FAD-binding oxidoreductase encodes MSAQVLTLEGERQTLSDETVEEIRAIFRGEVLTADDAGYDDVRVIQNAMLDRRPGLIIRCTGAADVVDAVRLAATRNLLVAVRGGGHSIAGTSTADDSLMIDLSAMRGVWVDPQQRRVRVAGGATWGDVDRETQLHRLAVPGGVVSTTGVAGLTLGGGIGWLHRRYGLACDALRAAEVVTASGDVVRCSASEHEDLFWALRGGGGNFGVVVSFEFEAYPLGPVVWNGMVAYPIEDAAEMLPRWRDWTSTVPDEVTSRAMLWSLPAVPALPPAVHNRDVFIVAAVYAGDPDEGQRACRALAEFGSPLADMSQALPYRAAQSSLDAFFPKGGLQSYWKSVYLDRLDEDATAFVARVGQNRPHPMTMVHAPLLGGAMARVGPTETAFGDRSARYMLSLDGNWLDPADDGANIRWVRDAYDDAVRLRAASGTYLNFGGDADLDDAARARAWGSNVERLRQVKRRYDPENRFRLNPNIPPAEN; translated from the coding sequence ATGTCGGCACAGGTGCTTACGCTGGAAGGCGAGCGGCAGACGCTTTCGGACGAGACAGTCGAGGAGATCCGCGCGATCTTCCGCGGGGAGGTCCTGACCGCGGACGACGCCGGATACGACGACGTGCGGGTCATCCAGAACGCCATGCTCGACCGCAGACCAGGCCTGATCATCCGGTGCACCGGGGCCGCTGACGTCGTCGACGCCGTCCGTCTCGCCGCAACGCGAAACCTGCTCGTCGCCGTCCGCGGCGGCGGCCACAGCATCGCCGGTACCTCCACGGCCGACGACAGCCTGATGATCGACCTGTCGGCGATGCGGGGTGTCTGGGTCGACCCGCAGCAGCGGCGGGTGCGGGTGGCTGGTGGTGCCACCTGGGGCGATGTCGACCGTGAGACGCAGCTGCACAGGCTCGCGGTACCCGGTGGGGTCGTGTCGACCACGGGTGTGGCGGGCCTGACGCTCGGGGGCGGAATCGGCTGGTTGCACCGCAGGTACGGGCTGGCCTGCGATGCGCTGCGTGCGGCCGAGGTCGTGACGGCCAGCGGCGACGTCGTGCGGTGCAGCGCCTCCGAGCACGAGGACCTGTTCTGGGCGCTGCGCGGCGGGGGCGGCAACTTCGGCGTGGTGGTGTCCTTCGAGTTCGAGGCCTATCCGCTCGGCCCGGTCGTCTGGAACGGCATGGTCGCCTACCCGATCGAAGATGCCGCCGAGATGCTCCCCCGCTGGCGGGACTGGACGTCCACCGTCCCCGACGAGGTCACCAGCCGTGCCATGCTGTGGTCACTGCCGGCGGTGCCTGCGCTTCCGCCCGCCGTACACAACCGCGACGTGTTCATCGTGGCCGCCGTGTACGCGGGCGATCCGGACGAGGGCCAGCGGGCGTGTCGGGCGCTCGCCGAGTTCGGCTCGCCGCTCGCCGACATGAGCCAGGCCCTGCCCTACCGGGCAGCGCAGTCCTCCCTCGACGCCTTCTTCCCGAAGGGCGGGTTGCAGAGCTACTGGAAGTCCGTCTACCTGGACCGCCTCGACGAGGACGCGACCGCGTTCGTGGCCCGCGTCGGCCAGAACCGTCCGCATCCGATGACCATGGTCCACGCGCCTCTCCTGGGAGGCGCCATGGCGCGGGTCGGGCCGACGGAAACCGCGTTCGGCGACCGCAGCGCCCGGTACATGCTGAGCCTCGACGGAAACTGGCTGGACCCGGCCGACGACGGCGCGAACATCCGTTGGGTGCGCGACGCCTACGACGATGCCGTCAGGCTTCGGGCCGCGTCGGGCACCTACCTCAACTTCGGCGGTGACGCCGACCTCGACGACGCCGCCCGGGCACGGGCCTGGGGAAGCAACGTCGAGCGACTTCGACAGGTCAAGCGCCGTTACGACCCGGAGAACCGCTTCCGGCTCAACCCCAACATCCCCCCTGCCGAGAACTGA
- a CDS encoding LLM class flavin-dependent oxidoreductase — translation MSDVPLSVLDLVPVSAGATHAAALRNAVDLARQTEAFGYQRYWFAEHHLAGGVIGSSTAVAIALVGGATTTRVPGWSPFPRRRRPSRGSGPTRSGRWSPTG, via the coding sequence ATGTCGGACGTCCCGCTTTCCGTGCTTGATCTCGTTCCTGTCAGCGCCGGAGCGACGCATGCGGCGGCGTTGCGCAACGCGGTGGACCTGGCCCGTCAGACCGAGGCTTTCGGTTATCAGCGTTACTGGTTCGCCGAGCATCACCTCGCCGGCGGCGTGATCGGTTCGTCGACCGCGGTCGCGATCGCCTTGGTGGGCGGCGCGACAACAACACGGGTGCCGGGGTGGTCCCCTTTCCCCCGCCGGAGGAGGCCCTCGCGCGGATCTGGACCGACGAGGAGCGGGCGCTGGTCGCCGACCGGGTGA
- a CDS encoding NtaA/DmoA family FMN-dependent monooxygenase (This protein belongs to a clade of FMN-dependent monooxygenases, within a broader family of flavin-dependent oxidoreductases, the luciferase-like monooxygenase (LMM) family, some of whose members use coenzyme F420 rather than FMN.): protein MSNARKQIILGAYVGGVNHHTVWSDPAAGSQIDFSTFRHVARTAERGKFDFFFLAEGLILRERLGRIFDQDIIGRPDTLPVLAALAAVTEHLGLVGTLNATFNEPYELARQIASLDHLSGGRAGWNVVTSFDAFTGQNFRRGGFLHRDDRYVRAEEFVAVTRRLWDTWAPDAVLADAEHGQFVRTGDVGAFRFQGRQFDLSGRFNVPRSPQGRPVVLQAGVSPQGRDFAASTADAIFSPYHHLAEAQEFYRDIQARVARAGRPEGSVRILPSGSFVLGDTEADAVEKAREIARTQITGRTAQILFEAVWNRDLSGYDPDGPLPDVDPDPDGPLVIQGRARLHQDPFATVREWRELAEAKKLSLRELAIHLFSRVEFVGTPTRVADQLDGFVQNGGSDGFIVGSHLTPTGLDEFVDRVVPLLQERGSLRADYSGTTLRDNLGIPLPEPAKVPVATA from the coding sequence ATGAGCAACGCGCGTAAGCAGATCATCCTTGGCGCCTACGTCGGAGGCGTCAACCATCACACCGTGTGGTCGGATCCGGCGGCCGGCAGCCAGATCGACTTCTCCACCTTCCGCCATGTGGCGCGGACGGCGGAGCGGGGAAAGTTCGACTTCTTCTTCCTGGCCGAAGGCCTCATCCTGCGCGAGCGGCTGGGAAGGATCTTCGACCAGGACATCATCGGCCGGCCGGACACGCTGCCGGTACTCGCCGCACTGGCAGCGGTCACCGAGCATCTGGGCCTGGTCGGCACCCTCAACGCGACCTTCAACGAGCCCTACGAGCTGGCCCGGCAGATCGCGTCCCTGGACCATCTCTCCGGAGGCCGCGCCGGCTGGAACGTCGTCACCTCCTTCGACGCCTTCACCGGCCAGAACTTCCGGCGCGGCGGCTTCCTGCACCGCGACGACCGGTACGTCCGGGCCGAGGAGTTCGTCGCCGTCACCCGCCGGCTGTGGGACACCTGGGCGCCCGACGCCGTGCTCGCCGATGCCGAGCACGGCCAGTTCGTGCGCACGGGCGACGTGGGTGCGTTCCGCTTCCAGGGCCGGCAGTTCGACCTCTCGGGCCGCTTCAACGTGCCGCGCAGCCCCCAGGGCCGGCCGGTGGTTCTCCAGGCCGGAGTGTCCCCTCAGGGCCGGGACTTCGCCGCGAGCACCGCCGACGCCATCTTCTCGCCCTACCACCATCTGGCCGAGGCGCAGGAGTTCTACCGCGACATCCAGGCCCGGGTGGCCCGCGCCGGCCGCCCGGAGGGCTCGGTGCGGATCCTGCCCAGCGGTTCGTTCGTCCTCGGCGACACCGAGGCCGACGCCGTCGAGAAGGCGCGGGAGATCGCCCGTACCCAGATCACCGGCCGAACGGCGCAGATCCTGTTCGAAGCCGTCTGGAACCGCGACCTGTCCGGCTACGACCCGGACGGCCCGTTGCCGGACGTCGATCCCGACCCGGACGGCCCGCTGGTCATCCAGGGCCGGGCCCGGCTGCACCAGGACCCGTTCGCGACGGTCCGGGAATGGCGGGAGCTCGCCGAGGCGAAGAAGCTGTCCCTGCGCGAGCTCGCCATCCACCTCTTCAGCCGGGTCGAGTTCGTCGGCACCCCGACCCGGGTCGCCGACCAGCTGGACGGGTTCGTGCAGAACGGCGGGTCCGACGGCTTCATCGTCGGCTCCCACCTGACCCCGACCGGCCTGGACGAGTTCGTCGACAGGGTCGTCCCGCTGCTGCAGGAGCGCGGCTCGCTGCGCGCCGACTACTCCGGCACGACCCTGCGCGACAACCTCGGCATCCCCTTGCCGGAGCCTGCCAAGGTCCCGGTTGCCACCGCGTAG
- a CDS encoding ABC transporter permease, protein MTVASAAASSGPGPSPSPSRPTRPGGPGSGSPGSGSPATQWLGTVGRTVRARLLAPTLTLVGVGALWALVGAWQPAYVPGPRAVVAALVDNWSMVRANASATLSGAFKGWVWGNAAAVALVLLGAFLPRTERPILRISVVVYCLPAMAIGPVLQALLPGNGASVAIAALSVFFNTLLAGVLGVRTAPRAALDVVHAAGGRPVTQTLRVRLRASLPSLFAGLRIAAPAAMLGAILGEYLGADRGLGNAIITTQQQMDLALTWALALVATVIAGAGYVLTGLVGRLVAPWAGETVDLTPSLDPDADARRRNADRPAPLRWARTAGAAVTSAAAVVGLWWGLIIVFDLSDLVAKTPVDVWEYMVSAPKAGEHRSELFSALGTTLQEAAIGFVAGTAIAMALVTLLALWPAASQALMPATILLQSVPLTVFTPLMLTMFGSGLTATVVIAGIIVFFPTLVTVLDAVRGTPRPMVDLIRASGGGRFAILVKAQLPTSVPALLSAARISAPRALIGALVAEWLATGRGIGFLMLRSTATYKYDQLWSAVVLTTFVMVLANAVVTSLERLSHRRLGSA, encoded by the coding sequence GTGACCGTCGCGAGCGCGGCCGCGTCCAGCGGCCCTGGCCCCAGCCCCAGCCCCAGCCGCCCCACTCGCCCCGGCGGCCCGGGCAGCGGCAGCCCCGGCAGCGGCTCGCCGGCGACCCAGTGGCTCGGGACCGTCGGGCGGACGGTCCGGGCCCGGCTGCTCGCGCCGACGCTGACGCTCGTCGGTGTCGGCGCGCTGTGGGCGCTGGTCGGTGCCTGGCAGCCCGCCTACGTGCCCGGCCCGCGGGCCGTCGTGGCCGCGCTCGTCGACAACTGGTCCATGGTCCGCGCGAACGCGAGCGCGACCCTGTCCGGGGCCTTCAAGGGCTGGGTGTGGGGCAACGCGGCCGCGGTCGCCCTCGTGCTCCTCGGGGCGTTCCTGCCCCGCACCGAACGGCCCATCCTGCGGATCTCGGTCGTCGTCTACTGCCTGCCGGCGATGGCGATCGGGCCGGTGCTGCAGGCGCTGCTGCCCGGCAACGGCGCCTCGGTCGCGATCGCCGCGCTCAGCGTCTTCTTCAACACGCTGCTGGCCGGCGTGCTCGGTGTCCGCACCGCTCCGCGCGCCGCGCTCGACGTGGTGCACGCGGCGGGCGGGCGCCCGGTCACCCAGACCCTGCGGGTACGGCTGCGCGCGTCACTGCCGAGCCTGTTCGCCGGCCTGCGCATCGCGGCACCGGCGGCCATGCTCGGCGCGATCCTCGGTGAGTACCTCGGCGCGGACCGCGGCCTGGGCAACGCGATCATCACCACCCAGCAGCAGATGGACCTCGCGCTCACCTGGGCGCTGGCCCTGGTCGCGACCGTGATCGCCGGCGCGGGCTACGTCCTGACCGGTCTGGTCGGCCGGCTCGTCGCCCCGTGGGCGGGCGAGACGGTGGACCTGACCCCGTCGCTGGACCCGGACGCCGACGCGCGCCGGCGCAACGCCGACCGGCCGGCGCCGCTGCGCTGGGCCCGCACCGCCGGCGCCGCGGTCACCTCCGCCGCCGCCGTCGTCGGCCTGTGGTGGGGCCTGATCATCGTCTTCGACCTCTCCGACCTGGTCGCCAAGACTCCCGTGGACGTCTGGGAGTACATGGTCAGCGCGCCGAAGGCCGGGGAGCACCGCTCCGAGCTGTTCAGCGCGCTGGGGACCACCCTGCAGGAGGCGGCGATCGGCTTCGTCGCCGGAACCGCCATCGCGATGGCGCTGGTGACGTTGCTGGCACTGTGGCCGGCCGCGAGCCAGGCGCTGATGCCGGCCACGATCCTGCTGCAGTCGGTGCCGCTGACCGTGTTCACGCCGCTGATGCTGACGATGTTCGGCAGCGGCCTGACCGCCACCGTGGTCATCGCCGGCATCATCGTGTTCTTCCCGACGCTGGTGACCGTGCTCGACGCGGTGCGCGGCACGCCCAGACCGATGGTGGACCTGATCCGCGCGTCCGGCGGTGGCCGGTTCGCGATCCTGGTGAAGGCCCAGCTGCCGACATCGGTGCCCGCGCTGCTCAGCGCGGCCCGGATCTCGGCACCGCGGGCACTGATCGGCGCGCTCGTCGCCGAGTGGCTGGCGACCGGCCGCGGCATCGGCTTCCTCATGCTCCGCTCGACGGCGACCTACAAGTACGACCAGCTGTGGTCCGCCGTGGTGCTGACCACGTTCGTCATGGTCCTCGCCAACGCGGTCGTCACCAGCCTCGAACGCCTCAGTCACCGCCGCCTCGGCAGCGCCTGA
- a CDS encoding LLM class flavin-dependent oxidoreductase, translating to MVDSARTPLRLAVALDGAGWHPAAWREPDARPAELFTAGYWLDQVVEAERGLLDFVTIEDSLGLQSSDFGGPDGRTDQVRGRLDAVLIASRVAPLTSRIGLVPTATVTHTEPFHISKAIATLDFTSGGRAGWRAQTSRPAENTHFGRRPALAFGVADLDRPEVLAAITEGFDEAADFVEVVRRLWDSWEDDAEIRDVATGRFIDREKLHHIDFEGRWFSVRGPSIVPRPPQGQPVVSVLAHGTIPYRLGARGADVIYVTPRTADGAAAIVAEVRAEQEAAGRAAETVHIFGDLVVFLDETAAAATARRQRLDAAAGEEYGSDALVFTGTSADLADLLEDWQRAGLSGYRLRPGTVPHDLEAITRALVPELQRRGLFRTAYEAGTLRGLLGLARPADRYAAAH from the coding sequence ATGGTGGATTCGGCGCGGACGCCGTTGCGTCTCGCGGTGGCGCTGGACGGCGCTGGATGGCATCCGGCGGCGTGGCGCGAGCCGGACGCGCGGCCAGCGGAGCTGTTCACGGCGGGCTACTGGCTGGACCAGGTCGTCGAGGCCGAGCGCGGCCTGCTGGACTTCGTGACGATCGAGGACTCCCTCGGGCTGCAGTCGTCCGACTTCGGCGGGCCGGACGGGCGGACCGACCAGGTACGCGGGCGGCTGGACGCGGTGCTGATCGCGTCGCGGGTGGCTCCGCTCACGAGCCGCATCGGGCTGGTGCCGACGGCGACCGTCACCCACACCGAGCCGTTCCACATCTCCAAGGCGATCGCGACCCTCGACTTCACCAGCGGTGGCCGGGCCGGGTGGCGGGCGCAGACATCCCGGCCGGCGGAGAACACGCACTTCGGCCGGCGGCCGGCCCTCGCCTTCGGCGTCGCCGACCTCGACCGGCCCGAGGTTCTGGCGGCGATCACCGAGGGGTTCGACGAGGCGGCCGACTTCGTCGAGGTCGTGCGCCGGCTGTGGGACAGCTGGGAGGACGACGCCGAGATCCGCGACGTCGCCACCGGCAGGTTCATCGACCGGGAGAAGCTGCATCACATCGATTTCGAGGGCCGCTGGTTCTCGGTGCGCGGGCCGTCGATCGTGCCGCGGCCGCCGCAGGGCCAGCCGGTGGTGTCGGTGCTCGCGCACGGGACCATCCCGTACCGGCTCGGAGCGCGTGGCGCCGACGTCATCTACGTGACCCCGCGAACCGCGGATGGGGCCGCGGCGATCGTCGCCGAGGTCCGCGCCGAGCAGGAAGCGGCCGGCAGGGCGGCAGAAACCGTGCACATCTTCGGCGATCTGGTGGTGTTCCTCGACGAGACCGCCGCGGCGGCGACCGCCCGCAGGCAGCGCCTGGACGCGGCCGCCGGGGAGGAGTACGGCAGCGACGCGCTGGTCTTCACCGGTACGTCCGCCGATCTCGCGGATCTGCTGGAGGACTGGCAGCGTGCCGGCCTTTCCGGCTACCGGCTGCGGCCCGGCACCGTCCCGCACGACCTCGAGGCCATCACCCGCGCCCTGGTCCCCGAGCTCCAGCGCCGCGGCCTGTTCCGCACCGCCTACGAGGCGGGCACCCTGCGCGGGCTGCTCGGCCTTGCCCGGCCCGCCGACCGCTACGCGGCAGCCCACTGA
- a CDS encoding ABC transporter substrate-binding protein, translating to MSTLSDRRAFLRRGVGLAAFGLAVPTVLSACSDDDSDTATTSTDSAATTGPADYGDISFRLSYTQGVAFAGTYIAVSDGLYGKQGFGDVTLIPGGPSATPSPTDVGTGKAFLGVASTPDQVAAARLNNGAKVKIVGALYQKNSYAITSLTSAPISRPADMVGRKIGVQAVNTTVWEAFLAAAGIDAGDVTAVPVQYDPTPLTTGEVDGWFSYVTNEPITLAAKGHQVTTMLLADNGYPLVAQVYIAQDSSISDRREELKAALKAEISGWGTQATTPSRGVDLTLQTYAKDAGLNKDVVTKVADVQNGLILTAGTRTAGLLTVSDALIDTNIRTLAASGYEIDAADLFDLSLLDEIYQESPELISGLPAVPAS from the coding sequence ATGTCGACGCTGTCCGACCGCCGCGCCTTCCTCCGCCGTGGGGTGGGCCTTGCGGCGTTTGGCCTGGCAGTTCCCACCGTGCTGAGCGCCTGCTCGGATGACGACTCCGACACCGCCACCACCTCGACCGACTCGGCCGCGACCACCGGCCCGGCGGACTACGGCGACATCAGCTTCCGGCTCTCCTACACCCAGGGCGTCGCGTTCGCGGGGACCTATATTGCTGTGAGCGATGGCCTGTACGGCAAGCAGGGCTTCGGTGACGTCACGCTGATCCCCGGCGGCCCGTCGGCGACCCCGTCACCGACCGACGTCGGCACCGGCAAGGCGTTCCTCGGTGTGGCCTCCACCCCCGACCAGGTCGCGGCCGCCCGGCTCAACAACGGCGCCAAGGTCAAGATCGTGGGTGCGCTCTACCAGAAGAACAGCTACGCGATCACCTCGCTCACCTCCGCGCCGATCAGCAGGCCGGCCGACATGGTCGGCAGGAAGATCGGCGTGCAGGCCGTGAACACCACCGTCTGGGAGGCGTTCCTGGCGGCGGCCGGCATCGACGCCGGTGACGTCACGGCCGTGCCCGTCCAGTACGACCCGACGCCGCTGACCACCGGCGAGGTCGACGGCTGGTTCTCCTACGTCACCAACGAGCCGATCACGCTCGCGGCCAAGGGGCACCAGGTGACCACGATGCTGCTGGCCGACAACGGCTACCCGCTCGTCGCGCAGGTCTACATCGCGCAGGACTCCTCCATCTCCGACCGGCGCGAAGAGCTCAAGGCCGCGCTGAAGGCGGAGATCTCCGGCTGGGGCACCCAGGCGACCACGCCGAGCCGCGGCGTCGACCTGACCCTGCAGACCTACGCCAAGGACGCCGGCCTCAACAAGGACGTCGTCACCAAGGTCGCGGACGTCCAGAACGGCCTGATCCTGACCGCGGGCACCAGGACCGCCGGCCTGCTTACGGTCAGCGACGCGCTGATCGACACCAACATCAGGACGCTGGCCGCCTCCGGGTACGAGATCGACGCGGCCGACCTGTTCGACCTGTCGCTGCTCGACGAGATCTACCAGGAGTCCCCCGAGCTGATCTCCGGGCTGCCGGCGGTCCCCGCCTCGTGA
- a CDS encoding isopenicillin N synthase family dioxygenase encodes MTELVPAVDIGGLHDGDPRRRREIASAIDDGCRRVGFLEIVGHGVEPSVIDAALRELDAFWALPARTKMRYVPADVMTNRGYSPPKAESLAYSLGVNAEPDTFEAFNIGPEGWPAGDPVYERERDGVFAVNLWPTDPPGLRPALTAYFAAVSGLARRLTAIFAVALGLPENYFDAFTDHSTDTLRALLYRTAPRGGNVTAGDAPAPADADADAAAGEPARMGAHTDYGILTVLYGDQVPGLEIVGPDGGWHPVIPRPGAFLVNLGDLLAQWTNDHWASTVHRVVLPVPRADRVARRRSIAFFHDGNYDARVECLPTCTGADDPPKYPPVVAGEHLAAKFAAPRLHRPTTATSTLGERTGALNR; translated from the coding sequence ATGACGGAGCTGGTCCCGGCGGTGGACATCGGCGGGCTGCACGACGGTGACCCGCGCCGGCGCCGGGAGATCGCGTCCGCGATCGACGACGGGTGCCGCCGAGTGGGGTTCCTGGAGATCGTCGGCCACGGGGTCGAGCCGTCGGTGATCGACGCGGCGCTGCGCGAGCTCGACGCGTTCTGGGCGTTGCCAGCTCGGACCAAGATGCGCTACGTCCCCGCGGATGTCATGACCAACCGCGGGTACAGCCCGCCGAAGGCCGAGTCGCTGGCCTACAGCCTCGGTGTGAACGCCGAGCCGGACACCTTCGAGGCGTTCAACATCGGCCCGGAGGGCTGGCCCGCCGGTGACCCCGTGTACGAGCGGGAACGCGACGGGGTGTTCGCCGTGAACCTGTGGCCCACCGACCCGCCGGGCCTGCGTCCCGCACTCACCGCGTACTTCGCCGCCGTCTCCGGGCTGGCCCGGCGGCTCACCGCGATCTTCGCGGTGGCGCTCGGCCTGCCCGAGAACTACTTCGACGCGTTCACCGACCACTCCACCGACACCCTGCGCGCACTGCTCTACCGCACCGCCCCGCGCGGCGGGAACGTCACGGCCGGCGACGCGCCCGCGCCCGCGGATGCGGATGCGGATGCGGCGGCCGGTGAGCCGGCCAGGATGGGTGCGCACACCGACTACGGCATCCTGACCGTGCTCTACGGCGACCAGGTGCCCGGCCTGGAGATCGTCGGCCCGGACGGTGGGTGGCACCCGGTCATCCCCAGGCCCGGGGCGTTCCTGGTCAACCTCGGTGACCTGCTCGCGCAGTGGACCAACGACCACTGGGCCTCCACCGTGCACCGGGTGGTGCTGCCCGTGCCGCGGGCCGACAGGGTGGCCCGGCGGCGCTCGATCGCGTTCTTCCACGACGGCAACTACGACGCCCGGGTCGAGTGCCTGCCCACCTGTACCGGCGCCGACGACCCGCCGAAGTACCCGCCGGTGGTCGCCGGCGAGCACCTGGCCGCGAAGTTCGCCGCCCCGCGGCTGCACCGCCCGACGACGGCGACGTCCACGCTCGGTGAGCGAACGGGCGCGCTCAACCGTTGA